TGCTGTTCCTGTCGCTGGCGATCGCGCTGCTGCCGCTCGGGCTGGGCATTGGCACGGGCGCGCCGGGCGAAACCGGTGCGCACAAGCTGAACCCGTACATGGTCGGCGGCGGCGTGCTGGCGCTGATGGCCTGGCTTGCGCTGATGTCCGGCGGGGTCGCCCGCGGCTACCTGGCCCGGCTGGGCGAGCAGGGCAAGGCGCTGAGCGCCGAGGCAATGGCTGCCACGGTGACGCGCCGCCTCCATGCGCCGTTCAATGCCTACACGACGTTCGACCTGTGCACTGAGGCCTTGTCGGGACTGGCGCTGGGCACGGCGCTGGGCTACGCCGGACCGGCGGCGTTTCGCCACGACCCGTTCAAGGGCCGGATCGTGCTGGGTCGCTGGCGTCCGCTGGCGCTGGGGCGCCATGTCGAGGTGCGGCTATCGACCGAACCGGGTCCCAGCTGCCAGATCGAGCTGCGCTGCCGCCCGGGCGTGACCTGGTTCGCGATCCAGCAGGGCCAGGCGCTGCACGCCGCGGAGACGGTGTACGCGCAGCTGCGCCAGCAGCTGGAGCGCCATGCGGCCGCGCTGGAAGCGGCACGGCGCGAACGCGAACTGGAACGCACCTCGCTGCAGGCCCGCCTGTCGGCCCTGCAGGCCCAGGTCGAGCCGCACTTCCTGTTCAATACCCTGGCCAACCTGAAGTACCTGATCCGCACCGATCAACAGGGCGCGCAGGACATGCTCGATCACCTGGTCGGCTACCTGCAGAACGCGCTGCCGGACATGCGCTCGGTCTCCTCGACCCTGGGGCGCGAACTGGACCTGGTCAGCGACTACCTGGCGGTGATGCGCATCCGCATGGGCGAGCGCCTGCGCTTCGAAGTCGCCGTGGACGAGGACTTGCGCAGCCTGCCGTTCCCGCCCGCGATGCTGATCTCGCTGGTGGAGAACGCCGTCAAGCATGGGTTGGAGCGGGCCAGCCGTCCGGGCCTGATCACGATCGGCGCAAGTCGTGAGTGCACCAGGGACGGGCAGGTGCTGAGCGTGTCCGTGGTTGACGATGGCGTCGGCTTGACCGAACAGGCGGGGCAGGGCACGGGCCTGGCCAATATCGCGGAACGCCTGCTGCTGCTGTACGGGCGGACGGCCGGCCTGGTGGTGGAGCCCGCCGAAGCAAGTGGCGTACGAGCCGTGCTGACGGTACCCGTGGCAGGAAAGGGCGCCTGATGCCGACCGCCGTGATCGTCGAAGACGAGCCGCTGCTGCGGGCCGAGCTGACGGACCAGTTGCGTGCGCTGTGGCCGGAGCTGGAGATTGCCGGCCATGCCGAGAACGGGATCGACGCGGTGGCGTGCATTGACGCGGTGCAGCCGGACATCGTGTTCCTGGACATCCAGATGCCTGGCCTGAACGGCCTCGAGGTGGCGCGCCATATCCCCGACGCCTGCCAGGTGGTGTTCGTCACGGCGTACGCCGACCATGCGCTGGCCGCATTCGATGCCGGCGCCTGCGACTACCTGGTCAAGCCGCCGACGACCGCGCGCCTGCTGCAGGCGATCCGCCGCCTCAAGTCGCGCGCTGCCGCCAGCCCGCCGCCGGCCGTGTGGGACAAGCTGTTCGAGCGGGAGCGTGCGCCCGTCTACCTGAAGTGGATCAAGGCTTCGAGCGGCACCATGGTGCGGCTGGTGATGGTCAGCGAAGTACTGTACTTCGCCGCCAGCGAGAAGTACACCCGGGTCGTGACGGAGCAGGGCGATGCACTGATCCGCTTGCCCCTCAAGACCCTGCTGGAGCAACTGGACCCGCAGCAGTTCACGCAAATCCACCGCAGCGCCATCGTCAACCTGCAAGCCATCGACCGGATCGAACGCGAGCAGGCCGGCGGGGGCAGCGGCCTGGTGGTCATCCTGAAGGGCCGCGCCGAGCGCCTGGCCGTCAGCGAAGCCTTTACCCGGCAGTTCCGCCAGATGTAGGCGCGCCGCGACCCCGGCACAGCGATGCCGGTTGTATCCCCACCCGGGGCAGTCGCCAGTTTTGCAGCAATCGAGGAAGCCGCCGGATCAACTCCGGCAAGGCCGCTGGTCGCGCACGCGCGTTCGATCGGCACGACATAGGTCATCAACCACCATGAGAGAAGAAAATGAAGAAGAAATGGATCGTCATACCGTTGTTGCTGTTGCTGGTCGTGATCGGGGCCTTGGCCGCCACGCCGATGGGGAGGCATCTGGCGGATCGCTACTGGCCCCGGCCGAAGGTGGTGATCGACGGCGCGATGCGCGCGCAGGCGATCGATGCGCTGGTGGCGAAGCTGAACGCGCATTATGTTTTTCCCGACAAGGCCAGACAGGTCGAAGCGGTCCTGCGCCAGCGTCAGCGCGAAGGCAAGTACGATGGGATCACGGACGGCGAGCAACTGGCCACGCAGCTCACGGACGACCTCGAAGGGACGCTCCATGACCGCCACCTCAGCGTGGGATTCGAGCCCGGCCAGGTGCCGCCGGACGATGAGGTCGGCCCACCACCCCAGTCGCTGGCGGAATGGGAACGGTCGGCCCCGCTTCCCTTGCGCCTGTTTGTCCGTGTATCGGACCTCGGCGTGGAAGACGTGGATCGCCTGGGCGCGAACATCGGCTACCTGCGCACCTCCCAGTTCCCGCCCCACTTCCTGATGGCCAGCCCGTACGCCGCGGCGATGGAGAAGCTGGCCGACACCGAAGGCCTGATCGTGGACCTGCGCGACAACGGCGGCGGCGGGCCGGAAACGGTGGCCTTGCTGATCAGCTATTTCGTCGACGGGCGTACCCGCCTCAACGACATCTGGGATCGCAATACCGGGATCAGCAGGCAGCAGTGGACGCAAGAAAACCTTGCTGGCAAACGCTATGGCGGCAAGAA
This is a stretch of genomic DNA from Pseudoduganella chitinolytica. It encodes these proteins:
- a CDS encoding sensor histidine kinase, with protein sequence MPSPAFLPTGVPAGPEVEHDRRLVRRYLLQSALRFNAGSLLFLSLAIALLPLGLGIGTGAPGETGAHKLNPYMVGGGVLALMAWLALMSGGVARGYLARLGEQGKALSAEAMAATVTRRLHAPFNAYTTFDLCTEALSGLALGTALGYAGPAAFRHDPFKGRIVLGRWRPLALGRHVEVRLSTEPGPSCQIELRCRPGVTWFAIQQGQALHAAETVYAQLRQQLERHAAALEAARRERELERTSLQARLSALQAQVEPHFLFNTLANLKYLIRTDQQGAQDMLDHLVGYLQNALPDMRSVSSTLGRELDLVSDYLAVMRIRMGERLRFEVAVDEDLRSLPFPPAMLISLVENAVKHGLERASRPGLITIGASRECTRDGQVLSVSVVDDGVGLTEQAGQGTGLANIAERLLLLYGRTAGLVVEPAEASGVRAVLTVPVAGKGA
- a CDS encoding LytR/AlgR family response regulator transcription factor codes for the protein MPTAVIVEDEPLLRAELTDQLRALWPELEIAGHAENGIDAVACIDAVQPDIVFLDIQMPGLNGLEVARHIPDACQVVFVTAYADHALAAFDAGACDYLVKPPTTARLLQAIRRLKSRAAASPPPAVWDKLFERERAPVYLKWIKASSGTMVRLVMVSEVLYFAASEKYTRVVTEQGDALIRLPLKTLLEQLDPQQFTQIHRSAIVNLQAIDRIEREQAGGGSGLVVILKGRAERLAVSEAFTRQFRQM
- a CDS encoding S41 family peptidase — translated: MKKKWIVIPLLLLLVVIGALAATPMGRHLADRYWPRPKVVIDGAMRAQAIDALVAKLNAHYVFPDKARQVEAVLRQRQREGKYDGITDGEQLATQLTDDLEGTLHDRHLSVGFEPGQVPPDDEVGPPPQSLAEWERSAPLPLRLFVRVSDLGVEDVDRLGANIGYLRTSQFPPHFLMASPYAAAMEKLADTEGLIVDLRDNGGGGPETVALLISYFVDGRTRLNDIWDRNTGISRQQWTQENLAGKRYGGKKPIVILAGPGTMSAGEDFAYTMQALKRATVIGERTWGGAHPARPYRLAEHFYAVIPDARTISPITNGNWEGTGVTPDVAAKPDNALDVARDLLQRRLQGSAALAAAGR